The Triticum aestivum cultivar Chinese Spring chromosome 7B, IWGSC CS RefSeq v2.1, whole genome shotgun sequence genome window below encodes:
- the LOC606340 gene encoding 60S ribosomal protein L39: MPSHKTFRIKQKLAKKQRQNRPIPYWIRMRTDNTIRYNAKRRHWRRTKLGF, encoded by the exons ATG CCGTCGCACAAGACCTTCCGGATCAAGCAGAAGCTGGCCAAGAAGCAGCGCCAGAACCGCCCCATCCCCTACTGGATCCGCATGAGGACCGACAACACCATCAG GTACAACGCCAAGCGCAGGCACTGGCGCCGCACCAAGCTCGGATTCTAA